A stretch of the Ictidomys tridecemlineatus isolate mIctTri1 chromosome 5, mIctTri1.hap1, whole genome shotgun sequence genome encodes the following:
- the Rnase6 gene encoding ribonuclease K6, with protein sequence MILNLGCFPLLLMLLGLWSTVCPLCALPERLTKAHWFEIQHIQPGLLQCNRAMGGVNNYTQHCKPENTFLHDSFQNVAVACNMPHIICKNGQNNCHQSAKPVNMTKCKLTAGKYPHCRYSDTEEYRFFVVACDPPQKSDPPYQLVPVHLDKLI encoded by the coding sequence ATGATACTAAATCTGGGatgctttcctctcctcctcatGCTGCTGGGACTATGGAGCACAGTATGCCCACTTTGTGCTTTGCCTGAGAGGCTCACCAAGGCTCATTGGTTTGAAATCCAGCACATACAGCCAGGTCTTCTCCAATGCAACAGGGCAATGGGTGGTGTCAACAATTATACTCAGCACTGCAAGCCTGAAAACACCTTCCTGCATGACTCTTTTCAGAATGTAGCTGTTGCCTGCAATATGCCCCACATCATTTGCAAGAATGGCCAGAACAATTGCCACCAGAGTGCAAAGCCTGTTAACATGACCAAATGCAAACTCACTGCAGGGAAGTATCCTCACTGTCGCTACAGTGATACTGAAGAATACAGATTCTTTGTTGTTGCCTGTGACCCTCCTCAGAAGAGTGACCCTCCCTATCAGTTGGTTCCTGTACACTTGGATAAGCTCATCTAA